The Nitrospira sp. genome segment GTGGAGATGACCTCACATCCCAGTTTTTCGGGCGTGATCATTCACGACGTGGATGGGTTTCGAGCGCTGCCGGACTAAGGCTGTATGGCGAGAGGTTGGGCCGCCAGGGATGAGCGATTCCATGGGATGGAGAGGTCAGTGTAGATCTGTTGCCGGGGTGGTGCTTGCGATACTGTTCGCCCTGGGGTGGGCGGGCGTGGACGTTGGTCTGGTGCAGGCGATCAGCGCCGAGCCCTCGCCACGCCGGCTTCTGGAGCAGGGGAAGGCGCTGGAGCAACAGAAACAGTTCCCGAAGGCCATCGCGGTCTATCGCCGATATTTGGCAGCCCGCCCGGAGAATGACGAAGTCCGTGCCGCATTAGCGAAGCTGCTCTCCTGGCAAGAGCAATGGGACGAAGCGAGCGCCTTATATCGGGACGTCTTGTCCCGCCATCCTCTCGATGACGAAAGCCGCGTGGCTCTTGCGCGGGTGTTGTCGTGGCAACAGCGCTACGACGAGGCCAAGCAGGAGTATGAGCGGGTTCTCCGCGATCATCCGCAACATCCTGATGCGCTGACCGGGCTCGCCGATGTGCTGGTGTGGAGCGGTCATCCGGACCAGGCGATTCCGTATTATCAACGTGTGGTGGAGGCCACGGGCGATCCGGCACTCGCATCACGCCTCCATTCACTGAAGGCCGAGTCCTCTCAAACAATCGCCCCGCCGGTTCAACGCCCGGCACCCGTGCCAGCCCCGGTCCGGGAGGCCGAGTCTGTCTCTGCCGATGCGAGGCAGAGAGTGGAGCGCGGGCGCCAGTTCGAGGCGGCGCGGCAGTACGGCGAGGCGGTCGCCCTCTACCGTGAAGGACTGCGCCGGTCTCCTGAAAACGATGAGGTGCGTGGTTCATTGGCGCGCGTCCTGTCGTGGCAGGGCGCGCACTCCGAGGCGGCCTCGTTATATCGTGAGGTGTTAGCGCGCCATCCCAAGGATCAGGATATTCGTGTGGCGCTGGCGCAGGTGCTCTCGTGGCAGAAACAATTCCCCGACGCGCAGGCTTTGTATGAACAGGTGGTTCGGGAAGAGCCTCGCCATCTAGAGGCGCGCCGCGGGCTTGCGGAGCTGGCGCATTGGCAGGGGAACCGGACAGAGGCCTTGGCGCGTTACGAGGCGCTGGTGGCCGAGACGCACGATCCGGACATCGAACAGCAGCTGCGCAACGTACGATCCGAACTGCTGGTCTCGCCGCGGGCGGCCGTGGGGCAAGGGTTGACCGGGCTCCGTCTGCCCTATCGCGACTACGCCAAGATTGGCTACGGGCACTACACCTACACGCGGAGCCAGCCGGATGAGCGGGATCTCCTCTTTGAGGTGGCCAAGCCGATCGGCGATCAGACGCTGGTGGTTCGGGCCGAGCCGATCAATCGCTTTGGCTCGCACGACACGCCGCTGTCGGCCGAGTTGTACAGTCCGCTCTGGAAGCGGGCCTGGGGCTACGTTGCGGCACAAGGGACCATCAATCCGCATTTCGCCCCCAACTATTCGTTCGTCGGCGAGATGGCGCAGGGGTTGGGCGGCGTCCATGCCGCGCTGGCTCCGTTCGAAGTGTCATTCGGCTATCGTCGTTTGAATTATAAGAAAGACGACATCGATCTCCTCATGCCCGGATTGACCATCTTCCTGCCGTTCAATCTCTGGCTGACCGAGAAGGTGTATCTGATCCCCAATACCGGGGCCTTC includes the following:
- a CDS encoding tetratricopeptide repeat protein codes for the protein MDVGLVQAISAEPSPRRLLEQGKALEQQKQFPKAIAVYRRYLAARPENDEVRAALAKLLSWQEQWDEASALYRDVLSRHPLDDESRVALARVLSWQQRYDEAKQEYERVLRDHPQHPDALTGLADVLVWSGHPDQAIPYYQRVVEATGDPALASRLHSLKAESSQTIAPPVQRPAPVPAPVREAESVSADARQRVERGRQFEAARQYGEAVALYREGLRRSPENDEVRGSLARVLSWQGAHSEAASLYREVLARHPKDQDIRVALAQVLSWQKQFPDAQALYEQVVREEPRHLEARRGLAELAHWQGNRTEALARYEALVAETHDPDIEQQLRNVRSELLVSPRAAVGQGLTGLRLPYRDYAKIGYGHYTYTRSQPDERDLLFEVAKPIGDQTLVVRAEPINRFGSHDTPLSAELYSPLWKRAWGYVAAQGTINPHFAPNYSFVGEMAQGLGGVHAALAPFEVSFGYRRLNYKKDDIDLLMPGLTIFLPFNLWLTEKVYLIPNTGAFTLSSQLTWRPTERVQVFASGSFGTSGERIVATQDFTRVQSRTLQGGVTVPVTDRFSVEASGYYEDRGFLYVRRGGNLSLIYHW